A genomic segment from Cyanobium sp. NIES-981 encodes:
- a CDS encoding isoprenyl transferase — MSRALATSTPRPQHPFPAGLDPTRVPAHVAVIMDGNGRWARRRGLPRVMGHREGVEALKRTLRLCSDWGVGALTAYAFSTENWNRPGEEVNFLMALFERVLEREIEGLEREQVRIRFLGDLQPLPRGLQQRIADATARTAANTGIRFNVCTNYGGRAELVRAARRLAERAARGELDPASIDEGCFAAELHTAGQLDPDLLIRTSGEQRISNFLLWQLAYAELHITDVLWPDFNAEALLSALLDYQNRQRRFGGVDSAR, encoded by the coding sequence ATGAGTCGCGCCCTGGCGACCAGCACCCCCAGGCCACAGCATCCGTTCCCAGCGGGGCTGGACCCCACCCGTGTGCCCGCCCATGTGGCCGTGATCATGGATGGCAACGGCCGCTGGGCCCGGCGCCGCGGCCTGCCGCGGGTGATGGGGCACCGGGAGGGCGTGGAGGCCCTCAAGCGCACCCTGCGCCTCTGCAGCGACTGGGGGGTGGGGGCCCTCACGGCCTACGCGTTCTCCACCGAGAACTGGAACCGGCCCGGCGAGGAGGTGAACTTCCTGATGGCCCTGTTCGAACGGGTCCTGGAGCGGGAGATCGAAGGGCTGGAGCGGGAGCAGGTGCGCATCCGCTTTCTCGGCGACCTGCAGCCCCTGCCCCGGGGGCTGCAGCAACGCATCGCCGATGCCACCGCCCGCACCGCCGCCAACACCGGCATCCGTTTCAACGTGTGCACCAACTACGGCGGGCGGGCGGAGCTGGTGCGGGCGGCCCGGCGGCTGGCTGAGCGGGCCGCCCGCGGGGAGCTCGATCCGGCCAGCATCGACGAAGGCTGTTTCGCCGCCGAGCTGCACACCGCCGGCCAGCTCGATCCCGATCTGCTGATCCGCACCAGCGGCGAGCAGCGGATCAGCAATTTCCTGCTCTGGCAGCTGGCCTACGCCGAACTGCACATCACCGACGTGCTCTGGCCCGACTTCAATGCCGAGGCCCTGCTCTCGGCCCTGCTGGACTATCAGAACCGGCAGCGTCGCTTCGGCGGTGTCGACTCCGCCCGCTGA
- a CDS encoding diadenylate cyclase gives MTGPWLGGWLRLLDLRLVLDLFCATALGVVVLGRVTEARTLWLLRGYLLLVAMAWLVQRYANLPLTTKLVDALVLACSLALAILWQGELRRLMELLGTGRLGALFGSRRRDQMASGSVAVLSEAAGRLSQARRGALIVVDLGSDLRPEDFLNPGLPIDGQLSVDLLLNLFAADTPLHDGAVLVKGNRILAAGVILPLSRQGLNRYGTRHLAAMGLTERFDRCLAIVVSEETGTLALASQGRLERPITSSRLHDLLTRSLALAGGRSVAKDTPDTRG, from the coding sequence GTGACCGGGCCGTGGCTGGGAGGTTGGCTTCGGCTGCTGGATCTGCGTCTGGTTCTTGATCTGTTCTGCGCCACGGCCCTGGGCGTGGTGGTGCTGGGCCGGGTCACCGAGGCCCGCACCCTCTGGCTGCTGCGGGGCTATCTGCTGCTGGTGGCCATGGCCTGGCTGGTGCAGCGCTACGCCAACCTGCCCCTCACCACCAAGCTGGTGGATGCCCTGGTGCTGGCCTGCAGCCTGGCCCTGGCCATCCTCTGGCAGGGGGAACTGCGCCGCCTGATGGAACTGCTCGGCACCGGCCGGCTGGGTGCGCTGTTCGGCAGCCGACGCCGCGACCAGATGGCCTCCGGATCGGTGGCGGTGCTCAGTGAGGCGGCGGGCCGCCTCTCCCAGGCCCGCCGCGGCGCCTTGATCGTGGTGGATCTCGGCAGCGACCTGCGCCCCGAGGACTTCCTCAATCCCGGCCTGCCGATCGACGGACAGCTCTCGGTGGACCTGCTGCTCAACCTGTTCGCGGCCGACACTCCACTCCACGACGGTGCCGTGCTCGTGAAGGGCAACCGGATTCTGGCGGCCGGGGTGATCCTGCCCCTCTCCCGCCAGGGCCTGAACCGCTACGGCACCCGCCATCTGGCGGCCATGGGCCTCACCGAACGCTTCGACCGCTGCCTGGCCATCGTGGTGTCCGAGGAGACGGGCACCCTGGCGCTGGCGAGCCAGGGTCGGCTGGAGCGACCGATCACCAGCAGCCGCCTTCACGATCTGCTGACCCGCTCGCTTGCCCTGGCGGGCGGGCGTAGCGTGGCCAAGGACACGCCGGATACCCGCGGATGA
- the lysA gene encoding diaminopimelate decarboxylase has product MVISSEPAAGVQAHPGPAAGPRPFEPDRDLTSPNCNLTPITTEVDGEGRLQVGGCALGDLARTYGTPLYVLDEATLRASCRAYSQALSQAYPGPSLALYASKANSSLAITALVAQEGLGLDAVSAGELLTALAGGMPAERIVLHGNNKSLEELALAAERGVTVVADNWRDIELLSELAPSLRQPVRLMLRFTPGIECHTHEYIRTGHLDSKFGFDPDQLEAVLQHLAGCSWARLTGLHAHIGSQIFELQPHRDLAGVMADVLKLARSLGHPVSDLNVGGGLGIRYVASDDPPSIELWVRTVAEAVARACRERDLELPRLLCEPGRSLVATAGVTLYTVGSRKPIPGLRTYLAVDGGMSDNPRPITYQSLYTAVLADRPGAEATETVTVAGKHCESGDVLLHDIALPPATSGDLLVVFATGAYNASMASNYNRIPRPAAVLVHDGLADLVQRREQPEDLLRYDVLPARLTPVA; this is encoded by the coding sequence ATGGTGATCTCCAGCGAACCCGCCGCCGGGGTCCAGGCCCATCCCGGTCCGGCGGCAGGGCCCCGGCCGTTCGAGCCTGACCGGGATCTGACGAGCCCCAACTGCAACCTCACCCCCATCACCACGGAGGTGGATGGGGAAGGACGGCTGCAGGTGGGAGGTTGCGCCCTGGGCGATCTGGCCCGCACCTACGGCACGCCGCTGTATGTGCTGGATGAGGCCACCCTGCGGGCCAGCTGCCGGGCCTACAGCCAGGCCCTCAGCCAGGCCTACCCGGGCCCCTCGCTGGCGCTCTATGCCTCCAAGGCGAACAGCTCGCTGGCCATCACGGCGCTGGTGGCCCAGGAGGGACTCGGCCTCGATGCCGTCTCGGCGGGAGAGCTGCTCACCGCCCTGGCGGGTGGCATGCCGGCCGAGCGGATCGTGCTCCACGGCAACAACAAGAGCCTGGAGGAGCTCGCCCTGGCGGCGGAGCGCGGCGTCACGGTGGTGGCCGACAACTGGCGGGACATCGAGCTGCTCAGCGAGCTGGCGCCAAGCCTGAGGCAGCCCGTGCGGTTGATGCTGCGCTTCACCCCGGGCATCGAGTGCCACACCCACGAGTACATCCGCACCGGCCACCTCGACAGCAAGTTCGGCTTCGATCCCGACCAGCTCGAGGCGGTGCTCCAGCACCTGGCCGGCTGCAGCTGGGCACGGCTCACCGGTCTGCATGCCCACATCGGTTCCCAGATCTTCGAACTTCAGCCCCACCGCGATCTGGCCGGGGTGATGGCCGACGTTCTGAAGCTCGCCCGCAGCCTCGGCCATCCCGTGAGCGATCTCAACGTGGGCGGCGGCCTCGGCATCCGCTACGTGGCCAGCGACGATCCGCCCAGTATCGAGCTCTGGGTGCGGACCGTGGCCGAGGCGGTGGCCCGGGCCTGCCGTGAACGCGACCTCGAGCTGCCGCGGCTGCTGTGCGAACCGGGCCGCTCCCTGGTGGCCACGGCGGGGGTCACGCTGTACACGGTGGGCAGCCGCAAGCCCATCCCCGGCCTGCGCACCTATCTCGCGGTGGATGGGGGCATGAGCGACAACCCCCGCCCGATCACCTACCAGTCGCTGTACACCGCCGTTCTGGCCGATCGCCCGGGCGCCGAAGCCACCGAAACGGTGACCGTGGCCGGCAAGCACTGTGAGTCGGGCGACGTGCTGCTGCACGACATTGCGCTGCCCCCCGCCACCAGCGGCGACCTGCTGGTGGTGTTCGCCACCGGCGCCTACAACGCCTCGATGGCCTCCAACTACAACCGCATCCCACGGCCGGCGGCGGTGCTGGTGCATGACGGCCTGGCCGATCTGGTGCAGCGGCGCGAGCAGCCGGAAGACCTACTGCGCTATGACGTGCTTCCCGCCCGCCTCACGCCGGTAGCCTGA
- a CDS encoding GNAT family N-acetyltransferase, protein MPLRPGNLGPEHLDACLALDRASLEGLWTPAQWCAELRDGQRLKRALWRGPDLLAMACGWLVVDELHITLVAVQPAERRRGLGSQVLRDLLAEARRRGAGAATLEVHASNGAALGLYSRLGFRIHGRRRGYYRDGADALIQWASLTEPAGPGLDNTPNQCG, encoded by the coding sequence GTGCCGCTGCGGCCGGGCAACCTCGGGCCTGAGCACCTCGATGCCTGCCTGGCGCTGGACCGGGCCAGCCTGGAGGGACTCTGGACCCCCGCGCAGTGGTGTGCCGAACTCCGCGACGGCCAGCGCCTGAAGCGGGCCCTCTGGCGCGGCCCCGACCTGCTGGCCATGGCCTGCGGCTGGCTGGTGGTGGATGAGCTGCACATCACCCTGGTGGCGGTGCAGCCCGCGGAGCGCCGCCGGGGCCTGGGCAGCCAGGTGCTCCGCGACCTTCTTGCCGAGGCGCGGCGGCGGGGGGCCGGCGCCGCCACCCTCGAGGTGCATGCCTCCAACGGGGCGGCCCTGGGGCTGTACAGCCGGCTTGGATTCCGGATCCATGGCCGCCGTCGCGGTTACTACCGCGATGGGGCCGACGCCCTGATCCAATGGGCCTCGCTGACGGAGCCGGCAGGACCGGGGCTGGACAACACGCCGAACCAGTGCGGATAA
- a CDS encoding ATP-dependent Clp protease ATP-binding subunit, with the protein MFERFTEKAIKVIMLAQEEARRLGHNFVGTEQILLGLIGEGTGVAAKVLKSMGVNLKDARVEVEKIIGRGSGFVAVEIPFTPRAKRVLELSLEEARQLGHNYIGTEHLLLGLIREGEGVAARVLENLGVDLAKVRTQVIRMLGETAEVAAGGGGKGSTKTPTLDEFGSNLTQQAADGKLDPVVGRQHEIERVIQILGRRTKNNPVLIGEPGVGKTAIAEGLAQRINSGDVPDILEDKRVLTLDIGLLVAGTKYRGEFEERLKKIMEEIRGAGNVILVIDEVHTLIGAGAAEGAIDAANILKPALARGELQCIGATTLDEYRKHIERDAALERRFQPVMVGEPSVEDTIEILRGLKERYEEHHRLKIADEALIAAATLGDRYISDRFLPDKAIDLIDEAGSRVRLMNSKLPPAAKEVDKQLRAVQKQKEEAVREQDFTKAGELRDREVELREQIRSILQARKDEEPGIAEADGSVATVTEDGERSPMVSEEDIAHIVASWTGVPVQKLTESESAKLLNMEETLHQRLIGQDEAVKAVSRAIRRARVGLKNPNRPIASFIFSGPTGVGKTELTKSLAAYFFGSEEAMIRLDMSEFMERHTVSKLIGSPPGYVGFNEGGQLTEAVRRRPYTVVLFDEIEKAHPDVFNLLLQLLEDGRLTDSKGRTVDFKNTLIIMTSNIGSKVIEKGGGGLGFEFSGSDAEETQYNRIRSLVNEELKQYFRPEFLNRLDEIIVFRQLTRDEVKEIAEIMLKEVFSRMDDKGIHLSVTEAFKERLVEEGYNPSYGARPLRRAVMRLLEDSLAEEFLSGRIGEGDSAVVDVNDDKQVVILKQNAMPAIPELAGAGA; encoded by the coding sequence ATGTTCGAGCGGTTTACCGAGAAGGCCATCAAGGTGATCATGCTGGCCCAGGAAGAGGCCCGCCGCCTTGGGCACAACTTTGTGGGCACTGAGCAGATCCTGCTGGGTCTGATCGGTGAGGGCACGGGCGTCGCCGCCAAGGTGCTCAAGTCGATGGGGGTCAACCTCAAGGACGCCCGGGTCGAGGTGGAGAAGATCATCGGCCGTGGCTCCGGCTTCGTGGCCGTGGAGATTCCCTTCACCCCCAGGGCCAAGCGGGTGCTTGAGCTCTCCCTGGAGGAGGCCCGCCAGCTCGGCCACAACTACATCGGCACCGAGCACCTGCTGCTGGGTCTGATCCGGGAAGGCGAGGGCGTGGCCGCCCGGGTGCTCGAGAACCTCGGTGTGGATCTCGCCAAGGTGCGCACCCAGGTGATCCGCATGCTCGGCGAGACCGCCGAGGTCGCCGCCGGTGGCGGTGGCAAGGGCTCCACCAAGACCCCCACCCTCGACGAGTTCGGCAGCAACCTCACCCAGCAGGCCGCCGACGGCAAGCTCGACCCCGTGGTGGGCCGGCAGCACGAGATCGAGCGGGTGATCCAGATCCTCGGGCGCCGCACCAAGAACAATCCTGTGCTGATCGGCGAGCCCGGCGTCGGCAAGACCGCCATTGCCGAGGGCCTCGCCCAGCGCATCAACTCCGGCGACGTGCCGGACATCCTCGAGGACAAGAGGGTGCTCACCCTCGACATCGGCCTGCTGGTGGCCGGCACCAAGTACCGCGGCGAGTTCGAGGAGCGCCTCAAGAAGATCATGGAGGAGATCCGGGGTGCTGGAAACGTGATCCTCGTGATCGACGAGGTGCACACCCTGATCGGCGCCGGTGCCGCCGAGGGCGCCATCGATGCCGCCAACATCCTCAAACCGGCCCTGGCCCGGGGCGAGCTGCAGTGCATCGGTGCCACCACCCTGGATGAGTACCGCAAGCACATCGAGCGGGATGCGGCCCTGGAGCGGCGTTTCCAGCCGGTGATGGTGGGTGAGCCCTCCGTGGAGGACACCATCGAGATCCTGCGCGGACTGAAGGAGCGTTACGAGGAGCACCACCGGCTCAAGATCGCCGACGAGGCCCTGATCGCGGCGGCGACCCTGGGCGATCGCTACATCTCCGACCGCTTCCTTCCGGACAAGGCCATCGACCTGATCGATGAGGCCGGCAGCCGCGTGCGCCTGATGAACTCCAAGCTGCCCCCGGCCGCCAAGGAGGTGGACAAGCAGCTGCGCGCCGTTCAGAAACAGAAGGAAGAGGCCGTGCGCGAGCAGGACTTCACCAAGGCCGGTGAACTCCGGGACCGCGAGGTTGAACTCCGCGAGCAGATCCGCTCCATCCTGCAGGCCCGCAAGGACGAGGAGCCGGGTATCGCCGAGGCCGACGGCAGCGTCGCCACCGTCACCGAAGACGGGGAGCGCTCGCCGATGGTGTCCGAAGAGGACATCGCCCACATCGTGGCCTCCTGGACCGGTGTACCCGTCCAGAAGCTCACCGAGAGCGAGTCGGCCAAGCTGCTCAACATGGAGGAAACCCTCCACCAGCGCCTGATCGGCCAGGACGAGGCGGTCAAGGCGGTGTCCCGTGCCATTCGCCGCGCCCGGGTGGGTCTGAAGAACCCGAACCGGCCGATCGCCAGCTTCATCTTCTCCGGACCCACCGGTGTGGGCAAGACCGAGCTCACCAAATCCCTGGCGGCCTACTTCTTCGGCAGTGAAGAGGCGATGATCCGCCTCGACATGTCGGAATTCATGGAGCGCCACACGGTCAGCAAGCTGATCGGCTCGCCTCCGGGTTACGTGGGCTTCAACGAGGGCGGTCAGCTCACCGAGGCGGTGCGCCGCCGGCCTTACACCGTGGTGCTGTTCGACGAAATCGAGAAAGCCCACCCCGATGTGTTCAACCTGCTGCTGCAGCTTCTGGAAGATGGTCGTCTGACCGATTCCAAGGGCCGCACGGTGGACTTCAAGAACACCTTGATCATCATGACCTCGAACATCGGTTCGAAGGTGATCGAGAAGGGCGGCGGTGGCCTCGGCTTCGAATTCTCCGGCAGCGATGCTGAAGAAACCCAGTACAACCGCATCCGCTCTCTGGTGAACGAGGAGCTGAAGCAGTATTTCCGGCCTGAATTCCTCAACCGTCTCGACGAGATCATCGTCTTCCGCCAGCTCACCCGCGATGAGGTGAAGGAGATCGCCGAGATCATGCTCAAGGAGGTCTTCTCCCGGATGGATGACAAGGGCATCCACCTCTCCGTCACCGAGGCCTTCAAGGAGCGGCTGGTCGAAGAGGGCTACAACCCCTCGTACGGCGCCCGGCCCCTGCGCCGCGCCGTGATGCGACTGCTCGAGGACTCCCTGGCCGAAGAGTTCCTCTCCGGTCGCATCGGCGAAGGGGATTCTGCGGTCGTCGATGTGAACGACGACAAGCAGGTGGTGATTCTCAAGCAGAACGCCATGCCCGCCATCCCCGAGCTGGCGGGAGCCGGGGCCTGA
- a CDS encoding iron-containing alcohol dehydrogenase: MPQRSRRTADQSAPTTSTQASPPSIQTHRIAPAEVFRGEGAWRKAVPRIAALCRRPLLLGRGEGTAPLRQQLAHDLQRAGLDLRHERLHWDCCETDLQRLSAGLNASSGPPAVDAVIACGGGKVLDAGKLLAERHGLSCITVPSSAATCAGWTALANLYSPEGAFLQDVELRRCPELLVFDHALVRTAPPRTLASGIADALAKWYEASVSSGGSSDGLIQQAVQMARVLRDQLLLDAETALADPSSEAWVRVAEACALSAGLIGGLGGARCRTVAAHAVHNGLTQLAASHGALHGEKVGFGILVQLRLEQVLGQNQLAAQARRQLLPLFERLGLPRTLNDLGLGQATLQELQQACAFACAPDSDLHHLPFAVGCADLLAALVSTCSGERRPV, from the coding sequence ATGCCTCAGCGTTCCCGGCGCACGGCCGACCAGTCCGCCCCCACAACGTCCACGCAGGCGTCCCCTCCATCCATCCAGACCCACCGGATCGCGCCGGCCGAGGTGTTCCGTGGGGAAGGGGCCTGGCGGAAGGCCGTGCCGCGCATCGCCGCGCTCTGTCGGCGTCCCCTGCTGCTCGGCAGGGGGGAGGGCACCGCCCCGCTGCGGCAGCAGCTGGCCCATGACCTGCAGCGGGCGGGCCTGGACCTTCGCCACGAGCGCCTGCACTGGGATTGCTGCGAGACCGACCTGCAGCGCCTCAGCGCCGGCCTGAACGCTTCCTCCGGCCCGCCGGCGGTGGATGCTGTCATCGCCTGCGGCGGCGGCAAGGTGCTCGATGCCGGCAAGCTGCTCGCCGAGCGCCACGGTTTGTCCTGCATCACCGTTCCCTCCAGTGCCGCCACCTGTGCGGGCTGGACGGCCCTGGCCAACCTCTACAGCCCGGAGGGTGCCTTTCTCCAGGATGTGGAGCTGCGGCGTTGTCCGGAGCTGCTGGTGTTCGACCACGCCCTGGTGCGCACGGCTCCGCCCCGCACCCTGGCCAGCGGCATCGCCGACGCCCTGGCCAAGTGGTACGAGGCCTCGGTGAGCTCGGGAGGCAGCAGCGACGGGCTGATTCAGCAGGCGGTGCAGATGGCCCGGGTGCTGCGGGACCAGCTCTTGCTCGATGCCGAGACGGCTCTGGCGGACCCCTCCAGTGAGGCCTGGGTGCGGGTGGCCGAGGCCTGCGCCCTCAGCGCCGGGCTGATCGGTGGGCTCGGAGGAGCCCGCTGCCGCACCGTGGCCGCCCATGCGGTGCACAACGGTCTCACCCAGCTGGCCGCCAGCCATGGGGCGCTGCATGGCGAGAAGGTGGGCTTCGGCATCCTGGTGCAGCTGCGGCTGGAGCAGGTGCTGGGGCAGAACCAGCTGGCCGCCCAGGCGCGACGCCAGCTGCTGCCCCTGTTCGAGCGGCTCGGCCTTCCGCGCACCCTCAATGACCTCGGGCTCGGCCAGGCCACCCTGCAGGAGCTGCAGCAGGCCTGCGCCTTCGCCTGTGCCCCCGACTCCGACCTGCATCACCTCCCCTTTGCGGTGGGTTGCGCCGATCTGCTGGCCGCCCTGGTGAGCACCTGCAGCGGCGAGCGGAGGCCGGTGTGA
- a CDS encoding alpha/beta fold hydrolase, producing MNRHDASRELVDQATRQLLDPQGRHLAGAVQWWPLEGFEGLWPVAVLGEGPPVLLLHGFDSSFLEFRRLAPLLAQRHRLIIPDLFGFGFTPRDPLAEYGPAAVLAHLEALLKALEARGLAGKGEAGQPFGLIGASMGGAVAVELARCRPGQFNRMLLLAPAGLTGRPMPLPPVLDGLGVRFLALPGVRRGLCRSAFAQPDRDVGPAELEIASLHLATPGWAEALRRFARSGGFAGCGEPLPPLPIQVLWGADDRILRPPQKRAAQALLGERVQELADCGHLPHIDQPDQVAITWHSPEPAPAAVAAGHG from the coding sequence GTGAACCGCCACGACGCCAGCCGCGAGCTGGTGGATCAGGCAACCCGCCAGCTCCTCGATCCCCAGGGCCGCCACCTGGCAGGCGCGGTGCAGTGGTGGCCTCTGGAAGGCTTCGAGGGGCTCTGGCCCGTGGCGGTGCTGGGGGAGGGCCCGCCCGTGCTGCTGCTGCACGGCTTCGACAGCTCGTTCCTGGAATTCCGCCGTCTGGCACCGCTGCTGGCCCAGCGGCATCGGCTGATCATTCCCGACCTGTTCGGCTTCGGCTTCACGCCGCGCGATCCGCTGGCCGAGTACGGCCCCGCCGCGGTGCTGGCCCATCTGGAGGCGCTGCTCAAGGCGCTGGAGGCCCGCGGGCTGGCCGGGAAGGGGGAAGCGGGCCAACCCTTTGGCCTGATCGGGGCCTCCATGGGTGGCGCGGTGGCCGTGGAACTGGCCCGGTGCCGGCCTGGCCAGTTCAACAGGATGCTGCTGCTGGCCCCGGCCGGTCTCACCGGACGGCCGATGCCGCTGCCTCCGGTGCTCGACGGCCTGGGTGTGCGCTTCCTGGCCTTGCCCGGCGTGCGGCGGGGTCTCTGCCGCAGCGCCTTCGCCCAGCCGGATCGGGATGTGGGGCCCGCCGAGCTGGAAATCGCTTCCCTGCATCTGGCCACGCCGGGCTGGGCCGAGGCCCTGCGCCGCTTCGCCCGCTCCGGTGGCTTCGCCGGCTGCGGCGAGCCCCTCCCACCCCTGCCGATCCAGGTGCTGTGGGGCGCCGACGACCGGATCCTGCGGCCGCCCCAGAAGCGGGCCGCCCAGGCCCTGCTGGGCGAGCGGGTGCAGGAGCTGGCGGACTGCGGCCACCTGCCCCACATCGATCAGCCGGACCAGGTGGCCATCACCTGGCACAGTCCCGAGCCGGCGCCAGCCGCCGTGGCCGCCGGGCATGGCTGA
- a CDS encoding DUF2993 domain-containing protein → MAEAGQRRGGPALQLLAAALRLWIRQQCEAIDQLELDLDGSALQLLGGHLDGVRLQARRVRYQGLELESVTLRSEPIQVQLGKVLRGQPLQLDEAFRIRGLVRFTPEGLDRSLAQQAWRPLADSLAETLLGIGPLLAVTVRQPWLVLKARIPGSTTVRELDTRLQAELGSIALHAADGTTAMRLPMDPAITIERAAVEGGLVVLEGEATVTP, encoded by the coding sequence ATGGCTGAGGCGGGCCAGCGTCGCGGCGGCCCGGCCCTGCAGCTGCTGGCGGCGGCGCTGCGCCTCTGGATCCGCCAGCAGTGCGAGGCCATCGACCAGCTGGAGCTGGACCTGGACGGATCGGCGCTGCAGCTGCTGGGGGGCCATCTCGACGGGGTGCGCCTGCAGGCCAGGCGGGTGCGCTACCAGGGACTGGAGCTGGAGAGCGTGACGCTGCGGAGCGAGCCGATTCAGGTGCAGCTGGGCAAGGTGCTGCGGGGACAGCCGCTTCAGCTGGATGAGGCCTTCAGGATTCGCGGCCTGGTGCGGTTCACCCCGGAAGGGCTGGACCGGTCGCTGGCCCAGCAGGCCTGGCGCCCTCTGGCGGACAGCCTGGCCGAAACCCTGCTGGGCATCGGACCTCTGCTTGCAGTCACGGTGCGGCAGCCATGGCTGGTGCTGAAGGCCCGGATCCCCGGCAGCACAACCGTGCGGGAGCTGGATACTCGGCTGCAGGCCGAGCTGGGCAGCATCGCCCTGCACGCCGCCGATGGCACCACCGCCATGCGGCTGCCGATGGATCCAGCCATCACGATCGAGCGCGCCGCAGTGGAGGGCGGGCTGGTGGTGCTGGAAGGAGAAGCCACGGTGACGCCCTAG
- a CDS encoding phosphatidate cytidylyltransferase gives MIPQPRTSTSLPRLVSGWAAGAFGFVVVMLGGWWFTVAVGVIVHLGLLEFFRMAQFKGIRPATKTTLVAVQLLLVTTQLASGGSWLAGDVAAAVLPASGAVICGWLLLQPVTGTIADIAASVFGLFYLGFLPSHWIKLRELPESGLALTLLACFLIVATDIGSYAIGRRFGRRPLSPISPGKTVEGALGGVACAMAVGAVGGTWIGWSWGWLIGAGLGAVVALFALVGDLTESMMKRDAGLKDSGDAIPGHGGILDRIDSYLFVPAVVYTLVTLVLPLLGA, from the coding sequence GTGATCCCCCAGCCCCGCACCAGCACGTCGCTGCCACGCCTGGTGAGCGGCTGGGCCGCCGGGGCCTTCGGCTTCGTGGTGGTGATGCTCGGCGGCTGGTGGTTCACCGTGGCGGTGGGGGTGATCGTGCACCTGGGCCTGCTGGAGTTCTTCCGCATGGCCCAGTTCAAGGGCATCCGGCCCGCCACCAAGACCACCCTGGTGGCGGTGCAGCTGCTGCTGGTGACCACCCAGCTGGCCAGCGGCGGCAGCTGGCTGGCCGGCGACGTGGCGGCGGCTGTGCTGCCGGCCTCGGGGGCCGTGATCTGCGGCTGGCTGCTGCTGCAGCCGGTCACCGGCACCATCGCCGACATCGCGGCCTCGGTGTTCGGCCTCTTCTACCTGGGCTTCCTGCCCAGCCACTGGATCAAGCTGCGCGAGCTGCCCGAGTCCGGCCTGGCCCTCACCCTGCTGGCCTGCTTCCTGATCGTGGCCACGGACATCGGCTCCTATGCCATCGGGCGCCGCTTCGGCCGGCGGCCCCTCTCGCCCATCTCCCCCGGCAAGACCGTGGAGGGCGCCCTGGGCGGGGTGGCCTGTGCCATGGCGGTGGGCGCCGTGGGCGGCACCTGGATCGGCTGGAGCTGGGGCTGGCTGATCGGTGCCGGCCTGGGCGCGGTGGTGGCGCTGTTCGCCCTGGTGGGGGATCTCACCGAGTCGATGATGAAGCGGGATGCCGGCCTGAAGGACTCCGGCGACGCCATTCCCGGCCATGGCGGCATCCTCGACCGCATCGACAGCTACCTGTTCGTGCCGGCGGTGGTGTATACGCTGGTCACGCTGGTGCTGCCGCTGCTGGGCGCCTAG
- the cbiT gene encoding precorrin-6Y C5,15-methyltransferase subunit CbiT: MIDDPSAASSAPPYQWDFVTPGLPDGAFAAAPGFSPTPMELRVMLLAHLRPRADSLVWDVGGGTGALALEIARLMPRGQVHTLERDPEAIVLLEQNRQRFGITNLHIHAGAAPEDLASLPGAPDRVLLEVGRPLGDVLRQVWWVLQPQGRLVISTASLEGLVDATDTLGQLAARDVQVVQATVHRMQRRGSQAKLAAAEPLFLIAAERP, translated from the coding sequence GTGATCGACGACCCCAGTGCTGCGTCCTCGGCCCCGCCCTACCAGTGGGACTTCGTCACCCCCGGCCTGCCGGATGGCGCCTTCGCGGCCGCCCCTGGGTTCAGCCCCACGCCGATGGAACTGCGGGTGATGCTGCTGGCCCACCTGCGCCCCCGGGCGGATTCCCTGGTGTGGGATGTGGGCGGGGGCACCGGCGCCCTGGCGCTTGAGATCGCCCGGCTGATGCCGCGGGGTCAGGTGCACACGCTGGAGCGCGACCCCGAGGCGATCGTGCTGCTGGAGCAGAACCGCCAGCGCTTCGGGATCACCAACCTCCACATCCATGCCGGGGCGGCGCCGGAGGACCTGGCCTCCCTTCCCGGCGCCCCGGACCGGGTGCTGCTGGAGGTGGGCCGCCCCCTCGGCGATGTGCTGCGGCAGGTGTGGTGGGTGCTGCAGCCCCAGGGCAGGCTGGTGATCAGCACCGCCAGCCTGGAGGGGCTGGTGGATGCCACCGACACCCTCGGCCAGCTGGCGGCCCGCGACGTGCAGGTGGTGCAGGCCACCGTGCACCGCATGCAGCGCCGCGGCAGCCAGGCCAAGCTGGCCGCCGCCGAGCCCCTGTTCCTGATCGCGGCGGAGCGGCCGTGA